The genomic window AGAGGGAGCGGCCCCGCCCGGAGGCTGCGGGGTGGCCCGAGGGCGGGGCCGCGAGACGGTGTCGCTACGGGCGCTGCATCCGGAAGCTGTACGACCCGGCGCCGCTGTAGGAGTAGATCTCCCACAGGTAGTAGCCGGCCGTGCCCGTGTAGGTGATGTCCTCGAAGGACGACGGGCTCTCGCCGTAGGCGACCTCGACCCAGGTCGACCCGTTCCACTTGTAGAGGTACAGGTCGAAGTCCGTCCCGGACGGGCCCTGCACGCAGCCCCGGTGGGTGCCGGAGTTGGCGGTGTAGAAGTACGTCCCGTTCGGCTGGTAGTCGTAGTCACCGGCGCCGGCCAGGCTGCCGCTGTAGGCCTCGGGGTAGGCGCTGCAGCCGGTGGGCGGGGGCGGCGGGGCCGAGCCGAACAGCGAGTAGAGCAGGCGGTTCGGCGAGCCGGTGCCGGGGCTCGTCACCACGTTCGGCGTGGCGCTGTTCACGATGGCGTCCCGCACCTGCTGCGGGGTGGCCGACGGGTTGGGCTCCAGGTACAGGGCGGCGACGCCGGCCACGTGGGGGGTCGCCATCGACGTGCCGCTGATCGTGTTGGTGGCGGTGTCGCTCGAGTACCAGGCCGACGTGATGTCCGAGCCCGGGGCGAACAGGTCGAGGCAGGACCCGTAGTTCGAGTACGACGCCCGGGCGTCGGTCCTCGTGGTGGCGCCGACGGTGATGGCGGACGCCACCCGGGCCGGCGAGTAGTTGCAGGCGTTGGCGTTGGAGTTGCCGGCGGCGATCGCGTAGGTCACGCCGGAGGCGATGGAGTTGGCGACGGCGTTGTCGAGCGAGGTGGACGCCCCGCCGCCGAGGCTCATGTTGGCGACGGCCGGGCCGGGGCTGTTGTTGGTCACCCAGTTCACGCCGGCGATCACGCCGGAGTCGGTGCCGGAGCCGGCGCAGTCGAGGACCCGCACGGCGACCAGGCGCACGCCCTTGGCCACGCCGTAGGTGGCGCCGCCGATGGTGCCGGCGACGTGGGTGCCGTGGCCGTTGCAGTCGTCGGCCGTCCCGCCGTCGACGGCGTCGTAGCCGCTCGAGGCCCGGCCGCCGAACTCCACGTGGGTGGTGCGGATGCCGGTGTCGATGACGTAGGCCGTCACGCCGGCGCCGGTCTGGTTGTACGTGTAGCTGTTGTCGAGTGGCAGGTTGCGCTGGTCGATGCGGTCCAGGCCCCAGGTGGCGGGGGACTGGGTGGCGTCGAGCGAGACCCGCCGGTCGACCTCGATGTAGGCGACGTTCGGGTTGTGGCGCAGCCCGTCGAGGGCCGAGCGGCTCAGGGTGGCCGCGAAGCCCTTGAGGGCGGCGTCGTACTCGAAGTGCACGGTGGCGCCCTTGCCGCGGGCGCCGGTCATCGCCGACCGGACGGCCGACTGGGGAGCGTCCTTCCGGAACACGACGATGTACCGGTTCGGGATGGCGGCCCGGTCGCCGGTGCCGAGCACCGGTGCGGCCCCGCCGGAACGGGGCAGGCCCTGCGGCCCTGCCTGCGCGGCTGCGCCCGTGTCGAGGG from Acidimicrobiales bacterium includes these protein-coding regions:
- a CDS encoding S8 family peptidase, with product MVAAPRRRLAVAVLSFLALLLSPALDTGAAAQAGPQGLPRSGGAAPVLGTGDRAAIPNRYIVVFRKDAPQSAVRSAMTGARGKGATVHFEYDAALKGFAATLSRSALDGLRHNPNVAYIEVDRRVSLDATQSPATWGLDRIDQRNLPLDNSYTYNQTGAGVTAYVIDTGIRTTHVEFGGRASSGYDAVDGGTADDCNGHGTHVAGTIGGATYGVAKGVRLVAVRVLDCAGSGTDSGVIAGVNWVTNNSPGPAVANMSLGGGASTSLDNAVANSIASGVTYAIAAGNSNANACNYSPARVASAITVGATTRTDARASYSNYGSCLDLFAPGSDITSAWYSSDTATNTISGTSMATPHVAGVAALYLEPNPSATPQQVRDAIVNSATPNVVTSPGTGSPNRLLYSLFGSAPPPPPTGCSAYPEAYSGSLAGAGDYDYQPNGTYFYTANSGTHRGCVQGPSGTDFDLYLYKWNGSTWVEVAYGESPSSFEDITYTGTAGYYLWEIYSYSGAGSYSFRMQRP